A genomic region of Rhodothermia bacterium contains the following coding sequences:
- the apaG gene encoding Co2+/Mg2+ efflux protein ApaG, translating to MIKYAETTQAITVTVRPLYLDGRSDFFNKRLVFAYFIEIINNSPVAVQLLHRKWRIDHGNNRLDLVEGEGVVGQQPIIEPGGNYEYNSFCILETLKGSMEGAYLMERESGERFWVNVPAFQLVANAN from the coding sequence ATGATCAAATACGCCGAAACCACTCAAGCCATTACCGTCACGGTGCGCCCACTTTATTTAGACGGACGTTCGGATTTTTTTAATAAACGACTTGTCTTTGCCTATTTTATCGAGATCATTAATAACAGTCCGGTTGCTGTGCAATTGCTTCATCGAAAGTGGCGTATTGACCACGGGAACAATCGGTTAGACCTTGTAGAAGGTGAGGGTGTTGTGGGGCAACAACCTATAATTGAACCCGGTGGAAACTATGAATACAACAGCTTTTGCATTCTGGAGACGTTGAAAGGTAGTATGGAGGGGGCGTATCTCATGGAACGGGAGAGCGGTGAACGTTTTTGGGTGAATGTGCCCGCTTTTCAGCTTGTTGCAAATGCAAATTGA
- a CDS encoding right-handed parallel beta-helix repeat-containing protein, protein MKRLISLLWFCVAVPVLAQSTLKQGQIIQESLTLSGGEYRFSGADRLDIPVLTITGNDLTIDFGGAVIRGNTQVNHPETFKGLGILIKNGKNIHLRNLTIRGYKVAIMAENMENLTIEDLNASYNYRPKLKSLRTRENIDDWLSFHQNEKDEWLNYGMAIYLKDCQNPTIRRVVATNGFNALMLMRVNGGLIYNNNFSFNSGLGIGMYRSSQNRILHNRLDWNVRGYSHGFYQRGQDSAGILIYEQSNQNQFAFNSATHSGDGFFLWAGQTTMDTGQGGCNDNLLYQNDFSHAPTNGIEVTFSRSIILQNRIHECDHGIWGGYSFESLVQGNDFAENRIAIAIEHGQYNQVLNNAFRKDQTAIRLWQREKEPEDWIYAQKRDTRSRFYHITGNRFVGHKTVLDVDRSENVRFYGNEVGASERFVSVKNATSAQIPVYGNRLSQVANWGSGLEIWADENKSLQTTLTPEMGLKGLDLPKPLPDGIDAMLPKNHPRGRKFILMTEYGPYNFTYPHVRIDSLAGDTYRFTILGQAGKWRVQAVKGLKNLSTSSGGFPATITATRGAGNEVALVLAYIGPAFETAFGETIPDNKPHLFEIRWIEPAWRWDVHFFAYEEASHPLKNPTAFQQVLAGKPIRSIQTRDLGYNWWRSPENDATIPPDRFATRAETTFEAAGKFNLQVTSDDGVRVWLDDKLILERWDIHVPTTDLIPLMLKGKHKIRVEHFEGGGFACLDVQLLERP, encoded by the coding sequence ATGAAGCGCCTCATTTCTTTACTCTGGTTTTGTGTTGCCGTGCCAGTACTCGCACAATCCACCCTTAAACAAGGGCAAATAATCCAAGAGTCCCTGACCCTTTCTGGTGGCGAATACCGCTTTTCTGGTGCTGACCGTTTAGACATCCCTGTTTTGACCATCACGGGCAACGACCTCACGATAGATTTTGGCGGGGCTGTTATTCGGGGAAATACACAGGTAAACCATCCCGAAACTTTCAAAGGCTTGGGCATTTTGATCAAAAACGGTAAAAATATTCACCTCCGCAACCTTACCATTCGGGGCTATAAAGTGGCAATAATGGCCGAAAATATGGAGAATTTAACCATAGAAGATCTAAACGCAAGCTACAACTACCGCCCCAAACTCAAGAGCCTAAGAACCCGCGAAAACATAGACGATTGGTTGTCTTTCCATCAAAATGAAAAGGATGAATGGCTGAACTATGGCATGGCGATCTACCTGAAAGATTGCCAAAATCCCACAATCCGGCGAGTAGTGGCAACCAATGGCTTTAATGCCTTGATGCTGATGCGCGTAAACGGTGGACTGATTTACAACAACAATTTTTCGTTCAACTCCGGTTTGGGGATTGGCATGTATCGGAGTAGTCAAAACCGCATCCTGCACAACCGATTGGATTGGAATGTGCGGGGATATAGTCATGGATTTTATCAGCGAGGACAAGACTCTGCGGGTATTCTGATTTACGAGCAATCCAACCAAAACCAATTTGCCTTCAACTCGGCCACCCATTCTGGCGATGGCTTTTTTCTCTGGGCCGGACAAACCACCATGGATACCGGACAAGGAGGCTGTAACGACAATTTGCTCTATCAAAACGATTTTTCCCATGCACCTACCAATGGCATCGAAGTAACCTTTAGCCGTAGCATCATTCTACAAAACCGCATACACGAATGTGACCATGGTATTTGGGGAGGTTATAGTTTCGAAAGTTTGGTACAGGGCAACGATTTTGCCGAAAACCGCATTGCAATTGCGATAGAACATGGGCAATACAACCAAGTCCTAAACAATGCTTTCCGCAAAGACCAAACGGCGATCCGGCTTTGGCAACGGGAAAAAGAACCCGAAGACTGGATCTATGCCCAAAAACGCGATACCCGTAGCCGATTTTACCACATTACCGGAAACCGTTTTGTCGGACATAAAACCGTCTTAGACGTGGATCGTTCGGAAAATGTCCGGTTTTATGGCAATGAGGTAGGAGCCTCCGAACGTTTTGTCTCCGTAAAAAATGCCACTTCAGCGCAAATCCCCGTGTATGGCAATCGGTTGAGTCAAGTTGCAAATTGGGGCAGTGGATTGGAAATCTGGGCCGACGAAAACAAATCACTACAAACTACTTTGACGCCCGAAATGGGACTTAAAGGCTTAGACTTACCTAAACCTTTACCCGATGGAATAGATGCCATGCTCCCTAAAAACCACCCAAGAGGTCGCAAGTTCATCCTCATGACGGAATACGGCCCGTATAATTTCACCTACCCACACGTCCGCATAGACTCGCTCGCGGGCGATACGTATCGGTTTACCATTCTCGGACAAGCGGGAAAATGGCGGGTTCAGGCCGTAAAGGGGCTTAAAAACCTCTCTACATCTTCCGGTGGTTTTCCGGCGACCATCACCGCTACACGCGGAGCCGGAAATGAGGTCGCACTCGTCTTGGCTTATATCGGGCCTGCCTTCGAGACCGCTTTTGGCGAGACCATTCCAGACAACAAACCACATTTGTTTGAAATACGTTGGATTGAACCGGCCTGGCGTTGGGACGTTCATTTCTTTGCATACGAAGAGGCTTCGCACCCGCTCAAAAATCCTACTGCCTTCCAACAAGTCCTTGCCGGAAAGCCTATCCGAAGTATCCAAACCCGCGATTTGGGATACAATTGGTGGCGCTCACCAGAGAATGATGCCACTATCCCACCCGACAGATTTGCAACCCGCGCCGAGACCACCTTCGAAGCCGCTGGCAAATTTAACCTGCAAGTCACTTCCGATGACGGTGTTCGCGTTTGGTTAGACGACAAGTTAATTCTGGAGCGTTGGGATATCCACGTACCCACAACCGATCTCATCCCGCTGATGCTGAAAGGCAAACACAAAATCCGTGTGGAACATTTCGAGGGTGGCGGCTTTGCTTGCCTTGATGTACAGCTATTGGAACGACCATAG